The nucleotide sequence CCTGCTGCCGGGGTGATGGCCACCAGTCCAGCCACCGCCCCGCTGGCCGCACCCAGGGTGGTGGGTTTCTTCCGGTGCAGCCACTCCACGACTATCCAGCTGACGGCAGCAGCGGCAGCAGCAACGTGGGTGTTGACAAAGGCTGCTGCTGCCAGGCCGTTGCTCGCCAGGGCGCTGCCCGCGTTGAAGCCGAACCAGCCGAACCAGAGGATGGCTGCGCCGCTGATGGTCATGGGCAGATTGTGGGGGGTGAACTGTTCCTGGCCGTATCCTTTGCGTCTGGGAATGAGCAGCACAGCAGCCAGGGCAGAAGCTCCCGAGCTAATGTGTACCACGGTTCCCCCGGCAAAGTCGAGGGCGCCGAGACTACCGAGCCAGCCGCCTGCGCCCCAGACCCAGTGGGCCACTGGAGTGTATACCAGGGTGGACCAGAGTAGTATGAAGATGACAAAGGTGCTAAATTTCAACCGTTCGGCAAAGGCGCCGCTGATGAGCGCCGGGGTAACTATGGCGAACATGCCCTGAAAGATCATGAAGGCCTGGTGAGGGATGGTGCTGGCATAAGCCTCATTCGGTGAAAGACCGACGTCTTTGAGGCCGCACCAGGAGAGATCACCGATGAAGCCATTTATGTCCGGGCCAAAGGCCAGAGAATAACCCCAGAGCACCCAGACCACTGTGACCAGACCGATTACCATAAAGCTCTGCATAATGGTGGCCAGCACGTTCTTGCTGCGCACCATGCCGCCATAGAACAGGGCGAGTCCCGGGGTCATAAACAGAACAAGTGCCGCACTCAGCAGC is from Deltaproteobacteria bacterium and encodes:
- a CDS encoding ammonium transporter, with the translated sequence MDAGDTAFVLLSAALVLFMTPGLALFYGGMVRSKNVLATIMQSFMVIGLVTVVWVLWGYSLAFGPDINGFIGDLSWCGLKDVGLSPNEAYASTIPHQAFMIFQGMFAIVTPALISGAFAERLKFSTFVIFILLWSTLVYTPVAHWVWGAGGWLGSLGALDFAGGTVVHISSGASALAAVLLIPRRKGYGQEQFTPHNLPMTISGAAILWFGWFGFNAGSALASNGLAAAAFVNTHVAAAAAAVSWIVVEWLHRKKPTTLGAASGAVAGLVAITPAAGFVSPVAALIIGALAGAICYEGVLGKARLGYDDSLDVVGIHGLGGTWGALATGLFASTAVNPHGADGLFFGNPAQLWTQLISVAATIVYAFVMTLVIFKFLDVLLGLKVADEDEVRGLDVSQHSETAYNI